From the Trifolium pratense cultivar HEN17-A07 linkage group LG4, ARS_RC_1.1, whole genome shotgun sequence genome, the window GGTTAAGTTGCATTTAGGCGGCAAAGTGTTTTTTACTTTAATATATTAAGGATGCCTGCATTTAAATTCGAAAATATAACAGGTTTCATGCAATCAAAGATTGTGTCAGTGTCCTATTCTTCTgatctatgaagcacgaactCCGATACGGACACCGCAACACGACACACACGGACACCGCGGCAtcgttaatgtaaaaaatacaGGACACCGAcgctgtaacacccaaacccattatttaataaaattctaccatgataaatctttttcaaattacgcggcggaaaatcaaagtttgttattataaaagtcatggttcgagcattacattcttcaaccaaaataatactaatgtagttaattagtaaaaatgcttgtttatacaaaataattctCTTTATCTAAAGAtacaattttacaaataaatacaagAATGACATAAAGACTCTATGCCCTAAGTAcacccttttcccgtgtcacaatcagagcggagcttcaccgacgactcgacatcgataaccacaaaacctgtgaatctggacccccgactgtccaacacataacacataaaagagagttagacaacatactcaaaatatacaagtgtaagtaaattatacttaaacacttcattaacattcatgcatattcatatatcatgcatatacttcattaatctcatttaattataaactacaagaagttataatcaaatatcaaacatAATCCTCAAGAActtgaagccaattacatttataatcatcggacaatcaacacatacaacaagtctaacacacatagacaattatcacaaattccaaacatatgtgtcacatatcaaataatgtacacatatcctaatgcaatataatgccacaatcttcatgctatgtcccatagacatatctaatgcatgtggtaccattgtctttattagagtatctcacctctaatattcgtctttatcggataaatatattccgatatccgtctttattggaatatccaatatacatcaacaattcatgaatgcatgtatgtaattcatgaattcacactcacacaattaacattttgctcgtcatttataatgtggaacactatccgacatttcgtctttattaagataacactataccttaatatacgtctttatcgaataacataattcgatatacttctttattagaataacatgattctaatattcttctttattaagttaattaacaccttaatatacttctttcgTAATCATCATACCACATCAACAATAATTGCATAAGAACACAATTAAATCATACCATCAACATACATCGTTTATTACATACAATGTATTCACTTGCATTTTAACACAATACCAAAAATATAAGCTAATTGTATTAATCATGCATTATCTCacaaaacaaactccggaatcggaatctacgtgAAAAACTTGGTAAAATAGGTTCCGAGTGCAAAAGCTGTCAAAAAGTCAACCCTGAGGTCAACTGTTGACTTTCCAGTCTGTTAGCTGAGCGAAGGCCTGacgagccgtagcgaaccacaccagtggaactcatgctcgtggcgagctgtggcgagccgTAGCGAAGGCCTCCTGTCAGGAATGCTCAAACCTTGCGTTTTTCACCCAAATttacccaaaaatcccatttttcatgttataaatcccaaatgagtttgtattcaagtgtaacaaacatgtgtaaacacaaaaggacggttcatttaaccgatctaccatttttattacgaaaaagtaaagatttaccactgttactcaaaacactcaagaacacaatgttcttgagtttaatcctctATAAATCCCGTTTTTatccattagattcgttcatacatcatgataagagcatgttaaacatgttatgaaccttagattcgattttcatcaagaaaaacTCATCTacactaaaacgaaaatggggtggagaaagttcgggtaaggagaaatcgacattctcccctttcacgtatcacccacgaatatgaaatctactctcttaccttaatcCGACGAAAGCTCAACGATTGTTCCTCGAAtctctcctccaagctcttgccctagctccttgcTCCCCCTTCTCTCTTCATTTCTCTTCAAAGTCACAAAATGTgacattttctctctctaagggCCATAAATAGCGCCCCCTctcatgagacaaggcccattgggcctcaagcccaatagcttggcccaactcgcgttaactctcactaactcgcgcgatAACTAAAACtatcgataaataacttaaaattactatcttacttaaaagttatgtcaccaaataaataaacacttagtgaataataaatttgggtcgttacagacACCTCTACGTATTTATAAATgttataaattgagaatcaaaatatatacatgtaaatctaagttaagcaagttatttcttaaaaaaaatttaaaataagatatgatagtattttacctttatttatccatctacttttgaaaaagctaaaagTATTGTTggaattcctggcacacagtagacaggtgttgatcaaagTGTGTCAACACTTGTCCGTCACGTAGTAGACAGATGTTGACCAAGGTgtgccaacacttgtctatacacagaacacaaaataataaagacagtaacgtaaataacacacaaaagttgttaacccagttcagcctaacagcctactctgggggatatcaatccaggaatgaagtccactatcagcagtattacttcgaagctaaactcacccgtttacaactcctcacttaatcactacccaatgacacttctacctaggaactcctagatatgagaccccgtcccaattcccaccttaacaacacactcaGCGTTGTTATTAACTCAACGATTACGAatggtggagacacactcctatgaaactaagattcactcttgcttaaaagcttgcgagaaAATCACACATAACACTAGAACAATCTACGTACTTCAAaacttaggagaagttcacaattacaactcaataaaacacatgtcctaagcttgcatcaatgagatacaagaaagactcacaattaacactctaaaaccctaagaacacacgctttgtaagaacacggttttagatacttgaaaccatatgcttgccttcgtatttatagtagtagaacgacttgggcttcaagacaaaattagggcttctagaattgcggcagcaacAGATATAATTtcgaaaataatagttatatttttgaatcacaaaaatatattttctaaaaatataattcctttagaaaatataactagggtttggctgcctcctgaaacacattaatcacgtgcgccttgctgtgtaagaaaccacgaaacaatttttcaatcaaatcttcgaaagattgagtagaaaataaaaacgctagctggcgcgcagtTCAGACATACAGGTGTTATTCCAATGTGTACgcacatctgtctcaacacttggtgtacggacatatgtctcaacacttggctaaaagatgtttttgcaaaatgtagccaacatacaaaaacccaacaattgtaatcaaaatgtaatatCTTCAATCTCTCAtcgatcaatattgttgtttcgacacatctttaactcttgtagatatgtgtGAAATGTGCCTAAGaagagtataagcaaagaagaaacaatttttttgggacacttgtccgacacatATGTCGTACGAGTGTCTTACAAGTGTCGGACAtcgatcaaaggagtgtcaaaattgaaatttttggaCACCGATCAGAGACATCCAACACGTGTCGTAGGAGTGTCATAggagtgtcggacaccgcgacacgcctaatcatagaggtgtccgtgcttcatagtttCTGATGTTATAATCAGCTATAATAAAGACATATATAGCATCCGGTCATGGTAATCTTTTTTCCTTGTTTAGAGTGAAAAAGTTCGATAGTTATGATCCAAATCATATACGTGTTAAGGCTATAAGGTTAATGTTACTGTCAATTGTAAGCCACTCTAAATTAAACTTGATGAAGGGTTAATTAAGAGTTTCAATTATGGTGTCAATTTCAGCAAAGGGAGTGGGATTGTGTTCATTCTAGGAAGAGGTATCTATGTTTTAAGTTATCCTTTTATTATACTTCAAAGTATGTATATGGTataaatttatatgaatttggttaaagttttttttttaatttatttttaaatttgcagATCAAAATGGAGATTATGTTCCCTTGTATCCTAAGTAGGTAACTTTAACTGCAAGTATATATTACTTTATGTTTGATTCTATCTTTCATTTCTAACTTCCATGTTTGGTTCTATCCCTCTTGCAGAACAGGTTTGGCCAATGATAAAATGTGACTTAGAtgctcaaacactcaaagtaaaACAATTCATATATATCAAGGAAGATTAATATTAAACATagtaaaaacatcatataatatatttagATCCACATCCCATTTTGATATACAAAACATAAACTTTTATTTCTATATGATCATATAAtaagtaatatttttaatcatttaagcGTGCAAAGAATCCGAGGGTGTAATTTTTTGATGGCTTCTCCAACACATCGGCTCCGTAATTGTTAGAAGATGATCCATTGTTAGCTGCCAGGGTGAGACAATAGTTGGTCTCATCATCAATAATTGCGGATATACCATTGATGACTTTCTCGTACTTCAATTTCACctcattatttttcttattgtacTCTGTAAGAGCAAAATTAGCGATTTCGATCACATGTGGATCGCTGATGTTGACAAGACTCGAATTGCTTGTTGATATTGCTTGATTTGTTGCAGTTGAGGCAAACAAAACGACGAGAATAAGAACAAGGGATTGAAATTTCATGATTGTAATGTTAATTGTTATCTTTTCAAGCTTCACAAATACTGCTTGTGTGAGTAAGTCTTAGCTGATTAGGATTATATATAGTACACAAATTATATATGAAGTTGGTAATATTTATTTACTAgtgaaaataattaatatataaaattaagtcAAATCAATCTTTTTCAATTGCTCAACCTAGTCAAATAATATCACATTAAATTAAAGAAGACTAGTCAAATAATATTACATTATATTAAAGAAGCTTACATATATGTTAAataattattcatttatttctaattataaagtagtcaaatattatttattacttaaacggtcaaatatatatatatacatcctTCAATTTTTATCGATATTTCACCCAAGTTATATATATCAATTTGGTAATATCTTTTTAAGCCGTagaaataattataatagtcCATGTGTGCTTAGTTCAGTTGGCAATGCAGACGGTAgaagttcgaactccgatcattCCACTTATCTATTTTAAGGGTGGAATTTCAGCCATTAgattacttaacaaaaaaaactataataaaaaaataacatctatcttattaacattaaaaatattttaaaacataagtcaaaaacaaaacaaaaaaaacaaaaaaaaaaaattgatatgctAAAAATTAAGGGTCTGAACAAGACAACTTCAGTTATATTGTGTtagattttaaaactgtttttgATAGTGGACGCGGCAATATTTGCGACTGAGAGCAAGGTTGGCATGCGGGAGCTGTTTTGCGACATGCGAGATGAAACAGGTACATACATTGCAGCAAGCTCTGAATGGTGCATGGCTGCCATGACAACAGCCTAGGCAGAGGCTTGGAGTTTTCTTAAAGGCCTTCAATGGGTTGCCTCTTATGATTACCACCATGTGCTTATTGAGTTTGATTGTAAACATGTAGTGGTGAATGATGTGTGCGCAGACAAATTAAATCGCTCTGAATATGGTTTAATTGTGCAACATTGTAAGACTTCTCTTAGAAATCAAAACAATTACAAAGTTGTGTTTGCTAGACATCAAGCAAATGGGAGTGCTCATGCTCTTTCACGGGCGGCTCTATCTTACTCTTCGCCCAATATCTTTGATGTAATTCCAAATTTTTTGTATTGCTTcttttatcattaattaaatgTCTTAAGTTTTCTTGTGtgaataaaaaaagttttggaGGGATGATTCCAGCCCAAAATTGACTTTAAACCACCCCTCTCTAATAGACTAAGAAGAAGATTACAAAAGTGGTCACGGCTAGGGTTGGAAAACGTGAAGAAAAGAGAGCCCTattgagttatatatatatattaccataaattgtttttttaggtAGCCACTTTGGTTATTGAATGTGtcttttgttaattattttgattctcaaatgTGTATTTGATTAGTCATATTAATCAATAAATTTATAAGTACATGATGATGTAATTGCAATTTTTAcgtttataaaaatgataatgaTTAAACCAAAGATAAATCCAAAAGGTATACAATGAAATGAGAACAGTCGATAAGAATACAATGAAAAAGACTACACTGATTAAATGAGAACATGAcgaaataaaattacattgtaAGTGTTCTGAAAGTGTACTTGGTAGTTATCGGGGGCATTGTTTGCAGAGGTTTAGGTTCGAACTTGAGATTCTTCTCAACATGTAAAGTGTGTGAGTCTAGTTAATAACTTTTTTGACCAAAAAGAAATTACACATAAGTAATTTGTCAAAGTTTTGGGCATTAATTGTTTCGTGCATATACAAGAAGAAATAAAACGGTTGAGAAGAGAGAACTCAACAGCAGTCAAAATTtcatacaaataatataataaagaaaaactaGACTTAGGTATTTTACGAAAATGGAAATTGTATTCGTGAGGATTTACTGTAGATTTCTCTCGCGCCAAATAGTATTATCAATTACGTAAAATTTAAACGTTCATGAACTATTAAATCATGATTTGCTAGACCAAACTTGTCAAACAATAGTCTATTGTCGAACATGCACTACAAGAATGAAGCAagctaattataaattaattaccATCCattaaaaaatcgaaaaaagctAAATTAAATGTGCATGATATTACTCATTACAATCTTATTATTAATAGCAAATGAAGCAAATATGCATGTTATATTTTAAGATAGGAAAATGCTATATGTAGTTTTTATAGTATCTCATTCTTGGTTAACGATAATGacattatcttttttttttcttcggaataatgatattattttatcagttaTGGATCCGTTCATGGATGATCTTGTACTACATAAGATGGAGGAGAAAAAGACTTTGGTACATCAAAACCTTCTAAAGAGATAAGTGTTAAGAATAATGGTGATTAGCTAGTAGGTTCtattagttagttagagtttgTATTAGTTTGTTAGAGTTTGTCATTAGGTGGTTAGTTAGTTAACCCCTTAAATTGCTCTATATAAGAACCACCATTGtatcattttcatcatcttttatcaaatatgaatccttatgatttttactatcttgaagacttttCTAAAGTTTTCTCCATAACAACCTCTTTTTGGCCTTTCCAAAACTGATGAATTTGAGATAAAATAGTAGAATATAAACTCCACATAAAAGAAAATAGTAAGACTTTAATTGAGGATATAGGACGTACCATGGGGGCCGCCGGGTTTATGCAAATTTCTAGCTTGAGAAATTGTGAAGAAGTAAATGGAATCATAAGGAACCCTGATGAAAGAGTTGCTGAAGAACTTAAGTCCATTATATAGCATTGATTTCCCCATTGCTTCatcattctaagcgatgtgagacttcttcaatataatttctttgacctttttttttttctttcattagcaatgtgggacttacattgcaatcaaccccaacaatctccaccttgattgtaatggtcttcaatcttcattgtctacaccgacaatcattgtcttccGCTCCATTGTCTATACCAACAATCACtgtcttcaccgacaatcataattctcattgtctataccgacaatcattgtcttcaccgacaatcataattctcattgtctataccaacaaattaaattatcatactccaccataaagagtacactccacttggaactaaactATCCTaagaattttcttcacttgaaactaaaccatcccaagatttttcttcacttggaatcaagccatcccaagaatttcatctcgaaacctcgctgaaaatttatggtgcaacttccatgttggctttctccggaagttcatcagccatcgagataaccgcgtaccttgcatcaatgccaaccaatgcccgcacgctatcatcacacaccttgcatccatgtcaaccgaTGCCAATGggtcacttgaacaacttcaaacatctATGAAACCACctcaggccattgttaggctccaacaattcaagtttagttacatcacctagtaaaccttgtttcactagtccaactaaactcatgtcactaacaagtacccacccgaagatccacaacttaaccaaaacatgagaatcaccactagtaacagatgcataaccaataatagtagaactatctaacaagtatctacctactatctatgcatcaaagttcaagaaaatacctcgcattatgttaaaagaaactcacccatagcttgaaccttacaagctttccgtcaccGAGATGAACAACTctaccttcaactagctctagggattcaaaagtatttcttcttcaaacacatgtgataggagcttccaaagtccatgactcaacactccaccgattcccaacttccactagcacctccgcatcataataagttgttgtttcagacgtaacccgagtattcttatcaccgcctctccagactgatgttgagtattattaccaccgcctctccaggctgaccttGTGTCACCCAAATTGCATCACCATATCCTTGACTTGATTTCCCACAAGCCAAACGTGATTCTTCCATTAgttttctctagcctaaacttcacagcggacTCCCTActcctgaatcaaaccaagagctctgataccagttgttgggaaaaaccggcatagagaaaataaaagaaagcaatcaacaacacaagaatataatgtggaaactccaaaaccggagaaaaaaccacggccgttgtcaaaaccgacaaccagagaataaacactatgtgaaaattgttacaacacatggactaccctcaaccttcccttggctcccaatacacccacactctccaaagcaaatacctaactacatctctcaaccctttaatacaagagtacaagagaaaaacaaaaaagtcaaatataagcttaaagtgctactgactggtgcaattataaacaaagaacttaagtccattatatagccttgattTCCGCATTGCTTCatcattctaagcgatgtgggacttcttcaatataatttctttgacctttttttcttctttcattagCAAtatgggacttacattgcaatcaacctcaacaatctccaccttgattgtaatggtcttcaatcttcattgtctacactGACAATCATCGTCTTCCGCTTCATTGTCTATACCAACTGTAATGGTCTGCAGTAGAGTTGACATATTTCTTCATGATTTAATATTTAGAATTTGAGGACTTACATGCCAAAAATTGATCTCGAGGTTGCTTGGCTCCGAGTTGCTAGTTATAATTGGAACTGGATTTTACATGGTTACTGCATCAACGCAGTAACTGTTTTTGACCGTCTGACCATATATCAAtggtttaaattaaattatacgttaaattaatcaaattaatttaataaatcaGAGCCACTTGATCTATTTTGTATGGCCGTGATCGTCTACTGCGTGTAACTACGTGAAACAGTTACGGCAGACGATCCGAATCCGATATAATTagagaattattatatattgttagattttgtcattatattttatagttaaaatctattagtttattatatagTGTTAGATTTTGTTAAATGTAGTTATAAGTTAGTTAAAATTTACGGTATTAGTTTAGTTGGGATCACTTGGAATATTTTCGTTTTCCTTGGACAAAATTGGATTCAATCTTTGAACAAACGATGAGTTTACTCCTTTTGAGAATTGCAAGTCTATTATAATATTATCATGTGAGTATACATTTTCTTTGAGAATTCTAATTTTCTTGTCAAATATTTCCATTTCAATTCCCTTCGACGAAAACGGATTCAAGATTTGACATGTATATGTGGTAACGAGTTGGCTTTTGGATAATGTCATCCTATCATAATGGTAAGATGCAAAGTTAACAACTCTCAATTAAATCAAGACttgttgcttcaaaaaaaaattacatctaGACTTGTCACAAGAGATAATGTGATTAGTATTTACTCGGTCTTTTTAAAATCATCTTATCTCTTTAGAAGGTTTTGATGTACCAAAGTCTTTTTCTCCTCCATCTTATGTAGGACAAGATCATCCAGGAACGGATTCATAgctgataaaataatatcattattccgaagaagaaaaaaaaatgtcattatcGTTAACCAAGAATGAGATACTACAAAAACTACATATAGTTGTATATTTAAGAAAATTAAGACATTTTTTATCGAGCTAAAATGATTAATTAGCTCCCCATAAATACAAATTGTTGGAAAGAATCTATATCTTCCATTTTTAAGAAGAATTTTTtggtaaattttatttatttcccgGTTAAATTCTACTTGATCAAGACCTCTTCCTCTAAAAACTAAAGggttaacacaaaaaattgaagacacacaaattataatcattttctactaattttaatatttttaaagggATGCTggaattttttctatatttttaacaCTAAAGTATATGTGTGTAAGCTAGATAGtcatttaaattataatattcaAATGCAATATTGTATTTGAATTTGATTGTTCACAATAATTATAggcaaaatatattaattataacaCTCAAGTATAAGGAatactttaataataataataataaaaagtatactcaccaaaaaaaaaaaaaaaaataataataataaa encodes:
- the LOC123922576 gene encoding cysteine proteinase inhibitor 5-like — protein: MKFQSLVLILVVLFASTATNQAISTSNSSLVNISDPHVIEIANFALTEYNKKNNEVKLKYEKVINGISAIIDDETNYCLTLAANNGSSSNNYGADVLEKPSKNYTLGFFARLND